In Thermobaculum terrenum ATCC BAA-798, the DNA window CAGGGCTGGGTCCTCATGGTGGACCTCAACCGCCTGGGTTGATGTTACTGCTACAGTGCTATCAGCCAACGACTTCCTCCCTCACTTGAGAGTAGTGATGTGGACCTGTAGTAACCACTGGAGTTTCCAAGAAGTTCTGGGTTGGAGGTGGTGTCGGTGTCTGCCACTCCAGGCCAGCAGATCCCCAAGGATTTATCGGAGCCTTTTCACCCCACTTAAGGGACCAAAGCAGGTATAGAACTGGTAATATAAAACCTACCCCAAGAATACTAGCTCCAGCAGTAGATAATACATTGAATATCTGGTACTGGGAAGCATATTCATGATACCTTCTGGGCATTCCCTCAAATCCGGCTATAAATTGAGGGAAGAAGGTCAAGTTGAAACCTATAAACACGATCAGGGCGGAAAGCTTACCCAACAGCTCAGGATACATTCTTCCTGTCATCTTCGGCCACCAATAGTGGAGCCCACCTAGGTAGGCGAGCATCATACCACCAACCATTATGTAATGAAAGTGAGCTACGACGAAATAAGTATCGCTCAGGTGAACATCAGTAGCCAGAGCAGCAAGATAAAGGCCAGTAAGACCACCAATAGTGAAGAGCCCTATGAAGCCAAGAGCATATAACATAGGAGTCTGGAAGGAAATGGATCCCTTATAGAGCGTTGCTGTCCAGTTGAAGACCTTTATCGCCGAAGGTATTGCAACGAGGAAGCTTAATGCAGAGAATATCATTCCTGCATATACCGATTGGCCAGCAACGAACATATGGTGTCCCCATACAAGGAAACCATACACAGCTATAGCCACGCTAGCCAAGGCTACAAACTTATATCCAAATACGTTTTTACGGCTAAAGCAGGCTACAAGCTCACTAACAACTCCCATTCCAGGAAGGATCATTATGTACACAGCTGGATGTGAATAGAACCAGAACATATGCTGGAAAAGAATCGGGTCACCACCTAGCTGCGGGCTGAATATACCTACTCCCAAAACTCTCTCAACAGCCACAAGAAGCAGAGTTATAGCCAAAACCGGTGTAGCAAGTACTTGAATCAGGCTCGTAGCGTAGAGCGACCATACAAAGAGGGGCAACCTGAACCAGGTAAGTCCTGGCGCTCTCATTCTATGGGTAGTTACAATAAAGTTTAGTCCTGTGAGGATTGAGCTGAAACCCACTATAAAGATGCCAAGCGCAACGGGAACTATATGGCTGTTTGCATATGTAGTGCTATAAGGAGGATAGAAAGTCCATCCACCATCAGCCCCACCAAGGATCAATCCAGCAAGGATCCATAGAGCACCAAATACATAGATATACCAGCTAAGTAAATTAAGCCTTGGAAAGGCCACATCTCTAGCCCCTAACATCATTGGGAGCACAAAGTTCCCTAGCACGGCAGGAATCGATGGTATCAGGAACAGGAATACCATGATTATGCCGTGCATGGTAAAGGCTCTGTTATAGGCATCAGCGTTAAGCAAATCCCCTTGTGGGGTCAGAAGCTCAAGTCGGATAAGCCCGGCAGCAGCACTGCCCAGGATGAACATAAGAGATATTGAGATTAGATAAAGTATACCTATTCGCTTATGATCAAGCGTGAACAACCAAGACTTCAAAGAATAGTCCGTGTTGAGGTAGTTTATCTCCTCCTCATATACAGGTTTCTCATAATCTATCGTTCGAGTCACAGTTGCCATTGTTCCACCTCGCTTTCCCCAACTACGCTACTGCCCTGATTGCCCGGCCGGTACAGGAGATGCTGCCGGCATATTACCACCTTGATTTTGAGCCGTGCCCTGGGAACCACTATTACCCAGGGATTTTATAAACTGAATCAATTGTAGTATATCCTGTTCTGTTACCTGCCCTTGGAAAGTGGGCATTATAGGCTGATAACCTTTTACTATCTTAGCTTGTGGATTCAGTATAGACTCACGAATATAAGCATCGTCTGCTACCACAGTTTGACCATTAGAGAGCTGCACTTTGCTGCCATAAAGACCTGCAAGTCTCGGACCAATTTGGCCTTCGCCGTTTTGACCATGACAGCTGGCACACCCCAGAGACTGATAAAGCTGCTGACCAGCTGACTGCGAAGAAGCTTGAGATCCACCACTACCAGTCATTCCGGAAGAGCTAGCAGTAGTACTACCTCCAGACAGCCAAGCCTCATAATCCTGCTGAGATAGAGCATAGACCTTCCCAATCATTTCAGAATGGTTGGTTCCGCAGTACTCTGCACAGAATAGATCATATACCCCAGGTTTCTCAGCAGTGAACCACATAGTCGTGTATCTGCCAGGAATTACATCTTGTTTAACTCTAAATGCCGGCACAAAGAAGTCATGTATTACATCTTGAGAAGTCATGACCAATTTCACTGGCTTGCCGACTGGCACATGTAGCTCGTTATTCTCCCACTGTCCGGTCGGCTGTTGGGCCTTCCACATCCATTGACGCCCTACAACATAGATAGTTAAAGCATCCTTCGGAGGATTATGCATATGTACATATACTACTGCAGCCCATGCAAACGTAGCTAGAGCTATTACCGTCGGTATCACTATCCAGGCTATCTCTAACCTATTATTGCCTTCAATAGCAGGTGGTACATAACCTGAGTAGCGCCTACGGTATCTAGTGGCAAACACCACTATTAGAATAAACACACCAATAGCGATTAGTGCAGACAAGATAGTTATGAACCAGAAAAGCAGGTCAACCTGCCCCGCAAAGTTGGAGGCTCCTTGCATACTCAGATCACTCCTCTCATTGACTTCTCGCCTTTATTTCTTTGGTGGTCCCTCCTCCACCAGTAAAACACAAAACTGCCAAGGATCAAAGTTGTTAATACAAAACCGGCTCGTATTAGGTTCATGACTACAAAATCATACTTACCTGTCACTGGATTATAGTGGTAACAGAACAAAACTGCCTGATCAACGATCGATCCGATCTTTCCACCGGAAGCTTCTATTAGCCCCAGCTTCAAATCAGTAGGCGATGAGGGTAATCCCATGAAGTACTTCGAGATTTTACCCTCCGGAGTTAGCACAATTAGGACCGCTGGATGTGCATACTGGTTCAGTTTAGAGTCATATGCGTATCGTACTCCTACAGCATCTGCCAAGCGTTTTATATTCTGTTCAGAGCCTGTAAGGAAGTGCCACCCCTGCGCTGCTCCTGGGCGATTATACTTAGCCAGGTATTTTGCCTTTGCTTTAGCAGCGTCTTTAGGTCCTTCTCTTGGATCTATCGCGACAGTGATTATTTCGTACTCCTTACCCACAGTAAAATCCATGTTTTTTACTGTGTTCGCCAGGCTATCTAGTACCAATGGGCACAGCATTGGACAACTAAAGTAGTTTAGAGTCAGTGCTACAGGCTTGCCCTTGTTGAAGAAATCACCCAACCTGACTGTCTTACCCGCCTCATCCTTGAAGGTAAGATCTAGGGGTATCGAATTACCTAAACGCTGATCTACGCCCACTTTATCCAAGAGTGAAGGTGGAGGACTAGCACCAGACCATTGACTTGAATCATCGGCGAGCGCTATGCCTCGAGATCCAAATAGCAGTAATATTATGGCAATGGCTATTATTCGGCCCCAGAGTTTCATTTTCCTCCCTCAATAGGCCTCCCAGAACGCCAATCAACTGGAGCGTCTTTCCCCACATCATCATAAGTCTTACCTTGTTCATGACGCAGGTTTTCGTTAGCGATGATCTCCATAGCTCTGTCAATAGGAATCTGGACTATACCTTTGTTTCTATCTATCCATTGGTAGGTATTTAGCTTCTTGTCTTCCTCCTCTCTCAGAGCCTTGAGGTCAGCTGGTTCGTTAACCTGCAGTGGGGGATTAGCAGGCTGCAAGGTCGGCAATGGGCTTACCGAAGGCACCTGCGTAACTTGCTGGCCTCGACTAGTGAGCCAGTTGAGGAGGAAAGCAGATACTACGAATACTATAAATGCACCAAAGGCTATGGCTACACCTGCGATAACAATGCCCCGTACGTTGACATCTCTGTCTTCATGCTCAGGCTCAGGTATATCGCCTACGTTGAAGTTATTGAACCGATATTCTTCGTTGTTATTGTGCGACATTCTGCTCCAACTCCGGATGCCATCTTGGATGTGTTACTGGAACAACATACAAAGGTATTAAGGACTTAGAAGCTAGTCTCCAAAAGTAAATGGCAAACCATACTCCGCCTATTGCTACCAGGAGAGTTATATCTAGCCAATGGATTCGGAAATGACCTTCATTAGGAGCTATTGAAGGGATAGTAATCCAGACTACATGTATGAACTGGGCTATGAATAGGAAAGCAGCTACCATAGAAAGAGATTTAGGGCTTCTCTTAAGAGGTACTGACAGGAGCAATAGAAATGGGATAAAGAACATCGAAAGTGCAACTATCAATGCAACCCATTGCCATCCACCAGTCATGCGATGCTGATACCAAACAACCTCAAACGGCAAATTTGCAGACCAAATAATCAAGTACTGAGCAAAAGACAAGTATGCCCAGAGGATGACAAAGGCATGCAACAGCTTCCCATAATCATGAAAATGAGCAGGAGTCATGACTCTAGAGAGGGGGCCCCTAGAGGTAAGAATAGAAACCAATATAATCACTAGAGAAAAGGCCCCTAAGACTCCACTTATTCCGAAGATAGCTCCGAATATAGAAGAGAACCATTCAGGGTCAAGTGACATCACTAAATCAATGCTCGCAAAGAATGTAGTTAGGGCAAATAATATAAGACCTAGAGCACTAATCCTAACAAGCTTACGAGAGACCTCTATAGAAGGATTGCGGTCTAGCTCGGAAGACCATCTATTTAGGAAGATAGCTAGTAGTGACCATATTAAGAAGTAAGCAATAATTCGGATAATAAAGAAGGGTACATTCAAGTATAGCTCCTTAGCTTGGAGCATATGGTTCTCTTCCATTACGTGTGGATCAACCCAGGGCCATACGATACCGTTATGGCTGAGGACTATAAACAGGAGAGGGATGAAGAGGATACCCATAATTGGGATCGTACTTGCCCCAGCCTCCAAGAATCTTCGAATTGATGCACCCCAAACTCCTTGGGTCATGTACTGGATCATTAGAAGCCCTAGACAACCTAGGGCTATAAGAGTCCAGTAGGTGTATGCAAAGAGATAGGACCTAAAGAACTGGTCAAAATCGAGGAAAAGGCCAATTAGTGACAGCACTATACCCGCAATGCCTACAATAAGAGCTATTCTCTGAGCTCTCCTAACACCATCTGGTGCGGGTATAGGAGTCTCAATTACGGGCAAGACTTCATGATGACTCACTTCTCCAACTCTCCCCTCTTATCTGCAGGTACATCTTGGATAGTAGCGTTATGGCTCAGCTGGAGAGCCCTAATATAAGCTATGATCGCCCACCTATCCTGAGGAGCTACTTGAGCTTTGTAATCAGGCATGGAACCGAATCCATTTGTAATCACATCAAAGAAATGTGAGGCAGGAGCATTGATTAATCTCTGCTCATAGAAGGATGGTGGGTGCTTATAGCCCCTCTTCACTATCATACCATTACCATCCCCAGCACGCCCATGGCAAGGAGAACAGTAAATGTTAAACCTCTCCTGCCCTCTCTCAAGGACCTCTTTGGTTATCGCAAAAGGATAAACATCCTGACTCGCCGAAGCACTGCCCTGACTGGGAGTTGGTGTTCCCATAGGCCCATAGAGTATAGGATCATCATCCAGCTGTCCCCTAGCTATAGTATGCGCTGGTGGCTGGCGAGCTGATAGTTTATCAGGAAAGAAATCACTCTCCTCGTAGGGCACTATATGAGGTTGTTCGCGCATGTTGCCTGCACAGGCCACAAGCATGCTGCTAGATAAAAGTAGCAACAAAAGTATAGAACCTGCCTTATATCTCAAAATTTTATGGAGCAACATCAGAAACCTCTACAGCACCAAGACTTTTCAGAAATTCTCGAGTATAGAACCTATCAAATTTAGGATCCTTAGCCTCAATGCATAGGAAAAACCTATCTTGAGAAGCCCTTTCGAACCCAGGCACATTGAAAACTGGATGATATGGTTCGGGGAGCCTATTTAGGGCTAGCATTCCAAAAAAGGCTGAGAGAGCACCAAATAGAATCATCAATTCAAATATAATAGGCACCCACATCGGCCAGCTTACAAGCGGCTTTCCAGCTATATTCAGTGGATAAGCTATAACAGTGACCCAATACTGTAACAACCACCCAGTTACTGCACCTGTCAAACCAAATATAAGAACTATTAATGGAACCTTGCTTTTGGGAGCACCTATAGCTTCAGGTAATCCCAACACCGGAATCGGACTGTAGGCATCCATATTCCTGTAGCCTTCTTTATAGGCTTCACGAGCGGCATGCAATAAAGAGTGCTCATCTTCGAATTCAGCCATAACACCATATACGGGTCCAGTTATAATCGTGCTCATGCTGTCATCTCCGTAGTCTCTTTCTCCTCAGCGATTAACTCCTTAACTTCGGACATAGGTATAGCTGGAAGCACTCGGATAAACAGGAACATTAGAGTCATAAAGAAGCCAATTGTTCCGATAAAGGTTAGCCAATCCCAAACTGTGCCTGCATACATAGCCCAAGACGACGGTAGAAAGTCACGATGTAGGCTTGTGACTACTATGACAAACCTCTCTAGCCACATTCCTACATTAACAAACATCATAACTACGAACAGCGCCGGTAGATTGTATCTTATCTTACGGAACCACAAAGCCTGAGGTGCCAAGACATTACAAAGCATTAGAGAAGCAAAGGCCCACCAATATGGTCCAACTATCCTGTTATAGATAAAGAATTGCTCATAGGTCTCACCTGAATACCATGCTGTAAATGCTTCTGTTAGATAACCATAGTTAACGACCAGGCCAGTAAGCAGAGTAAACTTGGCCATAGCATCTATATGACGCATAGTGATCACGTCTTCAAGGTGGTAGAAGCTCCGTAGAGGAATGGCTATGGTAAGTACCATAGCAAATCCGGCAAATATAGCTCCTGCCACGAAGTATGGAGGGAATATAGTAGTGTGCCACCCCGGTAGTAGGGATTGAGCAAAGTCCAAGCTAACTACACTGTGGACCGAGACAACTAGCGGGGTGGATAGACCAGCTAGCAATAGATATGCCTTCTGGTAATTATTCCAATGCCGAGCAGAACCCCTCCAACCAAGTGCGAATATTCCATACAAAACCTTAGATATCCTATGCTTGGCTCTATCCCTCATCGTAGCTAGATCAGGAATAAGTCCTGTGTACCAGAAAATTAGGGATACAGTTCCATATGTGGAAACTGCAAACACATCCCACATGAGAGCACTACGAAATTGAGGCCACATCCCCATTGTATTAGGATAAGGGAACAGCCAGTAGAATAACCACGGCCTGCCTAGGTGCAGTATAGGAAACATTCCCGCTTGCACCACAGCAAAGAGTGTCATGGCCTCTGCTAATCGGTTTATTGCATTACGCCACTCTTGATTCAGCAACAACAGGATAGCGGAAATCAGAGTTCCCGCGTGACCTATACCAATCCACCAAACAAAGTTTATAATTGCAAATCCCCAACCAACTGTAGTGTTAATTCCCCATATTCCCACTCCCTTTATAAAGAGCCAAGTTACTGATACTAGCAGAATCATCGTTATTGCAAAGAAAAAGACAAATCCACCTATCCATCCCTTAGGAGTGCGTGTAAATACTATGGAACTAATTCTCTCAGTGACACTAGTTAAGTCATGTTTTGGCGAAACCAGCGGTTCCTTCGGTGGAGTTACTACATATTGGTTCTGTGTTACTTGATCCGCCATGGCTTACTCCTGTTCCAACTGCGGGTTGGGATTCCGTAAAGGTGCAAGATAGCTGATTCTAGGATTGGTATTCAGCTCCCCTAGCACCTTATATGCCCTTGGATCTTTTTGCATCCTAGCCGCCTGACTATCCTGATTGAGATCTCCAAAGACAATGGCATTGGTCGGACACACAGCCTGACAGGCTGTAAGGACCTCATCTGGGCCAATTCTTCGGTTATGCACCTCCGCATTTATTCTTGCTGCGTTGACCCTCTGCACACAGAATGTACACTTCTCCATTACACCGCGCTCACGCACGGTTACATCTGGATTGTACATCAACTTCAAGCTAGGCACATTCTTATTTATGTACTGCAAGAAGTTGAACCGCCTGACCTTCCAGGCGCAGTTGTTAGCACAGTATCTTGTACCCACACACCTGTTATAAGTCATTTCATTTATACCTTCAGGGCTGTGGGTTGTGGCAGCTACTGGGCATACATACTCACATGGAGCTCGCTCGCAGTGCTGACACATCATTGGCTGATAGAAGGTATGCGGGTTGGAAGCTTCACCTGAGAAATAGGTATCTATGCGCAGCCAATGCATCTCACGAGAGTTACGTACGTTCTTCTTACCAACTACAGCTATATTGTTCTCTGACTGGCAGGCTATCACACATGCATTACAGCCTATACAGGCATTCATATCGATAGCCATACCCCACTTATAGCTGTTATACACATAATCAGGGTAGAACGAAGGAGGAGTTCCGTGTTCCTCTTCATACTCTTCCACAAAATGCGGGTTCTTCTTGAATTCCTCCAAGGTGGCAGTACGCATTATGTTTCTGCCTTCTATGCTAAAGTGCCCCTGAGTAATAGCTAGAAGATACCTACCACCCGTCCTCCGCACCTGGAGGCCGGAAGCTTGCCACTGAGATTCCGAAGAACGTAAAGCATAAGCGTTGAATCCGTAACCATTACCTACACTACCTGCCTGAGTTCTTCCATAACCCAAGTACACTGTCACTGTATCGTCAGGATGGCCAGGTAGTATAAGAGCAGCTATCTCGAGTTTCTTGCCATCAAGTGTTAACTCGACGACATCCTCGTTTTTAATACCCAGTCTATTGGCAGTACCGGGACTAAATAGTGCGGCATTGTCCCAGGTAAGCTTCGTGAGGGGCTTTGGAAGCTCCTGCAACCAACCATTATTAGCAAACCGACCATCATAGATATTAGGATCAGGCCTGAAAACAATCTCCATGCCTTCGCTGGATTCCTGATTTAGAGAGGATAATGATTGCTCCCATCCAGACCGAAGGCTGACCTGCTGTGCTTCTCTGGCAGAACCCCTAATAAAACCATCATGTACCGATCTACGCCAGCTTTCTTCGAAAGACTGACTCATCTGAGGTTGTTTCTGCCAATACTGCCTAACCAAATCATAAGGTTCAGCACTACCATTACCAGCTAATAGAGCTATTACTTCGTGTGCTGTTTTGCCTCCGTACAGAGGATCTATCATTGGTTGAATTATGGAGGCAGTACCATCAAAAGCCAGAGCATCGCTCCAGGACTCTAAATAGTGAGCCTCGGGAATCATCCACTTGCTTAGTGCAGCAGTCTCATCATTATGTAGACCTACATATACCGACAGGTCTACTTGACGAAGAGCATCCGCAAAACCAAGGGAAGGCGGAGTAGTATATACAGGATTACCCCCTAACATCACTAGCAGGTTGACATTACCACCCCTGATGTCATTAACAAGATCGGAGGCAGTCCTCTTTTGATCAGGTAGGAAAACAGTTGGCTGGATAAAGCGTAGGGTCTGTCCTATGTTGCCAAGAGATTGGTTGATAGCATACGCCAAGGCATGCAACTCAGGGGGCTGATAAGGGCCAACTATAACTACACTGCTCCCCCTATGGTTCTGGAGATCAGCAACAATAGCATCAACCCAACGGGATTCCTCGCCTTCAATGTTCCCCTGGACATTTACTCCAAGTCTTGCAGCGATAGCTTGTGCAATCTGTGGTATCCTGCTTGGGCGTACAGGAAGTCTATGATCAGCCTTGGCACCAGTTACAGAGAAGGTACTCTCTATGGAGTACAAGCGGTTCATCTCACCCGATTCGCCAGAGACTCTTCTCTTCTGAGCAAAGTCGTGAGCATATCGTACGTTACCTGGCAGATCAAGCAAGAAGTCAGAATCCAAAGCAACTATTACATCAGCCTTAGTGAAATCATACACAGGCTGCAGAGGCTGCCCGAAGGCTATTCTTGCTCCCTCAATAGCATGATCTGTATCGGCAGGTTCATGGACGTACCACCTAGCCTGAGGGAGATCCTGCAATAGAGACTGAATCTGATTTGCTAGAGTGGGAGAGGTTACCATGCCGGTCATTATTGCCAGACCAGCCCCATTTCGGTTCTTGATGCCATCCATAGCTTGGCTGATCTGCCCGACGAAGTTCCCCCAGGAAGCTATGTTGTTGCCATAGGTGATTGTCTTTGCTCTGTCGGGATCATATAGGTTCAAGATAGAAGCTTGAGCAAAATGATCGGTAGCCCCCAAGCTTGCAGGATGATCAGGATTACCCTCTATCTTAGTTGGGCGCCCTTCATGAGTCTCCACCAAGAGCCCAATTACACTTGAAGCTAAAGGCATCGCAGTAGCATAGAACAAGGGCACGCCGGGGACTATGTTTTCCGGTTGCACTACGTAGGGAACTATTTTCTCGGCTGGCCTTGGGCCGCACGCGGTTATACCGGCCAATGCTAGTGAAGCGCCCATGAGCTTAATAAAATCCCTCCTGCTCATGGAGCTAAGCCACTCGGAAGCTCTTTCGGGGAACTCCCTGTGAAGATACTGCTTGAACTCTTCAGAGTCAGCTAGCTCGTCCAGGCTCCTCCAGAACTGTTTACCTCTAGAATTGCCCAGCTTAGATTTTAGAGTTTCCAGATCCATACCAACCTTCCCACAACTTTTTCTTTAGCGATGACAGACAGAACAGCTAGTCTTGCTCTGGATACCATATCTCTTCACCAGCTC includes these proteins:
- the ctaD gene encoding cytochrome c oxidase subunit I — its product is MATVTRTIDYEKPVYEEEINYLNTDYSLKSWLFTLDHKRIGILYLISISLMFILGSAAAGLIRLELLTPQGDLLNADAYNRAFTMHGIIMVFLFLIPSIPAVLGNFVLPMMLGARDVAFPRLNLLSWYIYVFGALWILAGLILGGADGGWTFYPPYSTTYANSHIVPVALGIFIVGFSSILTGLNFIVTTHRMRAPGLTWFRLPLFVWSLYATSLIQVLATPVLAITLLLVAVERVLGVGIFSPQLGGDPILFQHMFWFYSHPAVYIMILPGMGVVSELVACFSRKNVFGYKFVALASVAIAVYGFLVWGHHMFVAGQSVYAGMIFSALSFLVAIPSAIKVFNWTATLYKGSISFQTPMLYALGFIGLFTIGGLTGLYLAALATDVHLSDTYFVVAHFHYIMVGGMMLAYLGGLHYWWPKMTGRMYPELLGKLSALIVFIGFNLTFFPQFIAGFEGMPRRYHEYASQYQIFNVLSTAGASILGVGFILPVLYLLWSLKWGEKAPINPWGSAGLEWQTPTPPPTQNFLETPVVTTGPHHYSQVREEVVG
- the coxB gene encoding cytochrome c oxidase subunit II gives rise to the protein MQGASNFAGQVDLLFWFITILSALIAIGVFILIVVFATRYRRRYSGYVPPAIEGNNRLEIAWIVIPTVIALATFAWAAVVYVHMHNPPKDALTIYVVGRQWMWKAQQPTGQWENNELHVPVGKPVKLVMTSQDVIHDFFVPAFRVKQDVIPGRYTTMWFTAEKPGVYDLFCAEYCGTNHSEMIGKVYALSQQDYEAWLSGGSTTASSSGMTGSGGSQASSQSAGQQLYQSLGCASCHGQNGEGQIGPRLAGLYGSKVQLSNGQTVVADDAYIRESILNPQAKIVKGYQPIMPTFQGQVTEQDILQLIQFIKSLGNSGSQGTAQNQGGNMPAASPVPAGQSGQ
- a CDS encoding SCO family protein yields the protein MKLWGRIIAIAIILLLFGSRGIALADDSSQWSGASPPPSLLDKVGVDQRLGNSIPLDLTFKDEAGKTVRLGDFFNKGKPVALTLNYFSCPMLCPLVLDSLANTVKNMDFTVGKEYEIITVAIDPREGPKDAAKAKAKYLAKYNRPGAAQGWHFLTGSEQNIKRLADAVGVRYAYDSKLNQYAHPAVLIVLTPEGKISKYFMGLPSSPTDLKLGLIEASGGKIGSIVDQAVLFCYHYNPVTGKYDFVVMNLIRAGFVLTTLILGSFVFYWWRRDHQRNKGEKSMRGVI
- a CDS encoding c-type cytochrome, with amino-acid sequence MLLHKILRYKAGSILLLLLLSSSMLVACAGNMREQPHIVPYEESDFFPDKLSARQPPAHTIARGQLDDDPILYGPMGTPTPSQGSASASQDVYPFAITKEVLERGQERFNIYCSPCHGRAGDGNGMIVKRGYKHPPSFYEQRLINAPASHFFDVITNGFGSMPDYKAQVAPQDRWAIIAYIRALQLSHNATIQDVPADKRGELEK
- a CDS encoding DUF3341 domain-containing protein; translated protein: MSTIITGPVYGVMAEFEDEHSLLHAAREAYKEGYRNMDAYSPIPVLGLPEAIGAPKSKVPLIVLIFGLTGAVTGWLLQYWVTVIAYPLNIAGKPLVSWPMWVPIIFELMILFGALSAFFGMLALNRLPEPYHPVFNVPGFERASQDRFFLCIEAKDPKFDRFYTREFLKSLGAVEVSDVAP
- the nrfD gene encoding NrfD/PsrC family molybdoenzyme membrane anchor subunit codes for the protein MADQVTQNQYVVTPPKEPLVSPKHDLTSVTERISSIVFTRTPKGWIGGFVFFFAITMILLVSVTWLFIKGVGIWGINTTVGWGFAIINFVWWIGIGHAGTLISAILLLLNQEWRNAINRLAEAMTLFAVVQAGMFPILHLGRPWLFYWLFPYPNTMGMWPQFRSALMWDVFAVSTYGTVSLIFWYTGLIPDLATMRDRAKHRISKVLYGIFALGWRGSARHWNNYQKAYLLLAGLSTPLVVSVHSVVSLDFAQSLLPGWHTTIFPPYFVAGAIFAGFAMVLTIAIPLRSFYHLEDVITMRHIDAMAKFTLLTGLVVNYGYLTEAFTAWYSGETYEQFFIYNRIVGPYWWAFASLMLCNVLAPQALWFRKIRYNLPALFVVMMFVNVGMWLERFVIVVTSLHRDFLPSSWAMYAGTVWDWLTFIGTIGFFMTLMFLFIRVLPAIPMSEVKELIAEEKETTEMTA
- a CDS encoding TAT-variant-translocated molybdopterin oxidoreductase, which gives rise to MDLETLKSKLGNSRGKQFWRSLDELADSEEFKQYLHREFPERASEWLSSMSRRDFIKLMGASLALAGITACGPRPAEKIVPYVVQPENIVPGVPLFYATAMPLASSVIGLLVETHEGRPTKIEGNPDHPASLGATDHFAQASILNLYDPDRAKTITYGNNIASWGNFVGQISQAMDGIKNRNGAGLAIMTGMVTSPTLANQIQSLLQDLPQARWYVHEPADTDHAIEGARIAFGQPLQPVYDFTKADVIVALDSDFLLDLPGNVRYAHDFAQKRRVSGESGEMNRLYSIESTFSVTGAKADHRLPVRPSRIPQIAQAIAARLGVNVQGNIEGEESRWVDAIVADLQNHRGSSVVIVGPYQPPELHALAYAINQSLGNIGQTLRFIQPTVFLPDQKRTASDLVNDIRGGNVNLLVMLGGNPVYTTPPSLGFADALRQVDLSVYVGLHNDETAALSKWMIPEAHYLESWSDALAFDGTASIIQPMIDPLYGGKTAHEVIALLAGNGSAEPYDLVRQYWQKQPQMSQSFEESWRRSVHDGFIRGSAREAQQVSLRSGWEQSLSSLNQESSEGMEIVFRPDPNIYDGRFANNGWLQELPKPLTKLTWDNAALFSPGTANRLGIKNEDVVELTLDGKKLEIAALILPGHPDDTVTVYLGYGRTQAGSVGNGYGFNAYALRSSESQWQASGLQVRRTGGRYLLAITQGHFSIEGRNIMRTATLEEFKKNPHFVEEYEEEHGTPPSFYPDYVYNSYKWGMAIDMNACIGCNACVIACQSENNIAVVGKKNVRNSREMHWLRIDTYFSGEASNPHTFYQPMMCQHCERAPCEYVCPVAATTHSPEGINEMTYNRCVGTRYCANNCAWKVRRFNFLQYINKNVPSLKLMYNPDVTVRERGVMEKCTFCVQRVNAARINAEVHNRRIGPDEVLTACQAVCPTNAIVFGDLNQDSQAARMQKDPRAYKVLGELNTNPRISYLAPLRNPNPQLEQE